A region from the Montipora foliosa isolate CH-2021 unplaced genomic scaffold, ASM3666993v2 scaffold_473, whole genome shotgun sequence genome encodes:
- the LOC137989779 gene encoding uncharacterized protein: protein MVSFDVVSLFTAIPVNKACDYIRNKLNCDNTLQTRTNLSTDDIISLLDFTLSNNYFVYNNRTYKQIHGCAMGSPVSPIVANLCMEVIEESAISSATVPPRIWKRYVDDSFVVIKKAAVHSFHDTLNAVDPKITFTIEEENNGQIAFLDTLVSRKNGVAVIDVYRKPTHTDRYLDFSSHHERKHKISTASTLLFRASNLPSTNEGKSRETNYVTDALKANGYPSSVISYISKNRKKPPSPTVPSPEELVAMFFSWVDPQNTPHGFACLPYISGLTEPLMRLLRKHEIRVVTKPLKTLQQEFPSPKTRQPLDQQCNVVYKIPCSDCPWSYIGETGRCFLTRKKEHQRNLKNFAKGSNIASHAWKNDHSIDFNNACVIDKGNYRVRKTLESWHTAKTVNADNNSKPLPRQYSILL from the coding sequence ATGGTGTCATTTGACGTGGTGTCCCTTTTCACAGCTATCCCAGTGAATAAAGCTTGCGATTATATCCGCAATAAACTGAACTGTGACAACACACTACAGACCAGAACAAACCTCTCTACCGACGACATTATCTCTCTCCTTGACTTCACTCTTTCAAACAACTATTTTGTCTACAATAATCGCACATACAAGCAGATTCATGGTTGTGCCATGGGCAGCCCTGTTAGCCCTATCGTCGCTAACCTCTGTATGGAAGTGATAGAAGAGTCAGCCATCAGCTCCGCCACTGTTCCGCCAAGGATTTGGAAACGATACGTTGACGACAGCTTTGTTGTCATCAAGAAAGCTGCTGTCCATTCCTTCCACGACACTTTAAACGCTGTCGACCCTAAGATCACATTTACCATTGAAGAAGAGAACAATGGACAAATTGCCTTCCTTGACACCTTAGTGTCAAGAAAAAATGGTGTTGCTGTCATTGACGTTTATCGAAAACCAACCCACACTGATAGATATCTAGACTTCTCCTCACATCATGAGAGAAAACACAAAATCAGCACGGCCTCTACTTTGTTATTCCGTGCGTCTAATCTCCCAAGCACTAACGAAGGAAAATCACGCGAGACCAACTATGTCACAGATGCACTAAAAGCCAATGGCTACCCGTCCTCAGTCATCTCttatatttccaaaaatagaaagaagccACCATCACCAACTGTACCATCACCAGAAGAATTGGTAGCAATGTTCTTTAGTTGGGTTGACCCACAGAATACACCCCATGGATTTGCGTGCCTTCCATATATTAGCGGCTTGACAGAGCCCCTCATGAGATTATTACGCAAACATGAAATTCGAGTCGTCACCAAACCACTTAAAACCCTTCAGCAAGAATTCCCATCCCCAAAAACAAGACAGCCCTTGGACCaacaatgcaatgttgtttacaaaattccgtGCTCGGACTGTCCGTGGagttacattggcgaaactggaagatgctttttaacgcggaaaaaagaacatcaaagaaACCTAAAAAATTTCGCGAAAGGGTCAAACATTGCCAGCCATGCATGGAAGAATGaccactctattgactttaataaTGCATGCGTGATTGACAAAGGCAACTACCGTGTTAGAAAAACCTTGGAATCCTGGCATACCGCTAAAACTGTTAACGCGGACAATAATTCTAAACCGTTACCGAGacaatactctattttattgtaa
- the LOC137989777 gene encoding uncharacterized protein, with protein MVSFDVVSLFTAIPVNKACDYIRNKLNCDNTLQTRTNLSTDDIISLLDFTLSNNYFVYNNRTYKQIHGCAMGSPVSPIVANLCMEVIEESAISSATVPPRIWKRYVDDSFVVIKKAAVHSFHDTLNAVDPKITFTIEEENNGQIAFLDTLVSRKNGVAVIDVYRKPTHTDRYLDFSSHHERKHKISTASTLLFRASNLPSTNEGKSRETNYVTDALKANGYPSSVISYISKNRKKPPSPTVPSPEELVAMFFSWVDPQNTPHGFACLPYISGLTEPLMRLLRKHEIRVVTKPLKTLQQEFPSPKTRQPLDQQCNVVYKIPCSDCPWSYIGETGRCFLTRKKEHQRNLKNFAKGSNIASHAWKNDHSIDFNNACVIDKGNYRVRKTLESWHTAKTVNADNNSKPLPRQYSILL; from the coding sequence ATGGTGTCATTTGACGTGGTGTCCCTTTTCACAGCTATCCCAGTGAATAAAGCTTGCGATTATATCCGCAATAAACTGAACTGTGACAACACACTACAGACCAGAACAAACCTCTCTACCGACGACATCATCTCTCTCCTTGACTTCACTCTTTCAAACAACTATTTTGTCTACAATAATCGCACATACAAGCAGATTCATGGTTGTGCCATGGGCAGCCCTGTTAGCCCTATCGTCGCTAACCTCTGTATGGAAGTGATAGAAGAGTCAGCCATCAGCTCCGCCACTGTTCCGCCAAGGATTTGGAAACGATACGTTGACGACAGCTTTGTTGTCATCAAGAAAGCTGCTGTCCATTCCTTCCACGACACTTTAAACGCTGTCGACCCTAAGATCACATTTACCATTGAAGAAGAGAACAATGGACAAATTGCCTTCCTTGACACCTTAGTGTCAAGAAAAAATGGTGTTGCTGTCATTGACGTTTATCGAAAACCAACCCACACTGATAGATATCTAGACTTCTCCTCACATCATGAGAGAAAACACAAAATCAGCACGGCCTCTACTTTGTTATTCCGTGCGTCTAATCTCCCAAGCACTAACGAAGGAAAATCACGCGAGACCAACTATGTCACAGATGCACTAAAAGCCAATGGCTACCCGTCCTCAGTCATCTCttatatttccaaaaatagaaagaagccACCATCACCAACTGTACCATCACCAGAAGAATTGGTAGCAATGTTCTTTAGTTGGGTTGACCCACAGAATACACCCCATGGATTTGCGTGCCTTCCATATATTAGCGGCTTGACAGAGCCCCTCATGAGATTATTACGCAAACATGAAATTCGAGTCGTCACCAAACCACTTAAAACCCTTCAGCAAGAATTCCCATCCCCAAAAACAAGACAGCCCTTGGACCaacaatgcaatgttgtttacaaaattccgtGCTCGGACTGTCCGTGGagttacattggcgaaactggaagatgctttttaacgcggaaaaaagaacatcaaagaaACCTAAAAAATTTCGCGAAAGGGTCAAACATTGCCAGCCATGCATGGAAGAATGaccactctattgactttaataaTGCATGCGTGATTGACAAAGGCAACTACCGTGTTAGAAAAACCTTGGAATCCTGGCATACCGCTAAAACTGTTAACGCGGACAATAATTCTAAACCGTTACCGAGacaatactctattttattgtaa
- the LOC137989780 gene encoding uncharacterized protein, which produces MSHPGYGAIFKRIRQVAGSEALKLARTMEKTTYKLEAHHRHLQFTHKALENHWTPKSLRFKPPGNHPMFKNIMERASKHCMRARISICHNRIRVLKRTLEESKQQLSTLVTDDISSTLLQYLIKRSQSVRNNIEARHENKFTNLRMEAKNDSSNTIDRKNWVINLSHKPLSTAERSLLEKGPKFAPTPRNIPVKDIVSEVEAAISRLPDDSKDAIRTTTASLLHRARIPPHKNITKAEQKALKDLKNDPERVITKADKGNCFVVLDRSDYDTKMEALLSDPDTYQQVYKSPSTKIERELNSKLLALKRENKIDEATYRKLHSTDGSLPAIRGSIKHHKPGCPLRPIVSCIGSALYNTSKFLSDILSPIQNVNGYSVLNSSQFAKQVANIEILDDEVMVSFDVVSLFTAIPVNKACDYIRNKLNCDNTLQTRTNLSTDDIISLLDFTLSNNYFVYNNRTYKQIHGCAMGSPVSPIVANLCMEVIEESAISSATVPPRIWKRYVDDSFVVIKKAAVHSFHDTLNAVDPKITFTIEEENNGQIAFLDTLVSRKNGVAVIDVYRKPTHTDRYLDFSSHHERKHKISTASTLLFRASNLPSTNEGKSRETNYVTDALKANGYPSSVISYISKNRKKPPSPTVPSPEELVAMFFSWVDPQNTPHGFACLPYISGLTEPLMRLLRKHEIRVVTKPLKTLQQEFPSPKTRQPLDQQCNVVYKIPCSDCPWSYIGETGRCFLTRKKEHQRNLKNFAKGSNIVSHAWKNDHSIDFNNACVIDKGNYRVRKTLESWHTAKTVNADNNSKPLPRQYSILL; this is translated from the coding sequence ATGTCTCATCCTGGTTACGGTGCAATTTTTAAACGTATTCGCCAAGTGGCTGGGTCGGAAGCCCTAAAATTAGCGCGGACTATGGAAAAAACAACTTACAAACTCGAAGCTCACCATCGCCATCTTCAATTTACGCACAAAGCATTGGAAAACCATTGGACTCCGAAGTCTTTGAGATTTAAACCACCTGGCAACCATCCGATGTTCAAAAACATTATGGAACGGGCCAGCAAACATTGTATGCGAGCACGAATCTCTATTTGTCACAACAGAATCCGAGTTTTGAAAAGAACGCTCGAAGAATCCAAACAGCAATTATCGACCTTAGTCACCGATGACATCTCTTCCACGCTTCTACAATATTTGATTAAGAGATCGCAATCAGTCCGCAACAACATTGAAGCGAGACACGAGAACAAGTTTACAAATTTAAGGATGGAAGCAAAAAATGACAGCTCTAATACGATCGACAGAAAGAACTGGGTGATCAATTTATCACACAAACCTCTCTCTACGGCAGAACGTTCTCTACTTGAGAAAGGCCCCAAGTTCGCCCCAACACCACGAAACATCCCTGTTAAAGACATTGTCTCTGAGGTTGAAGCCGCCATTTCCCGCCTCCCCGATGACTCGAAGGACGCCATACGAACCACTACGGCTTCTTTACTCCATAGAGCTCGAATTCCACCACATAAAAATATCACGAAAGCTGAACAAAAAGCTCTAAAGGACTTAAAAAATGATCCTGAACGTGTGATAACAAAAGCTGACAAAGGGAACTGTTTCGTTGTTTTAGACAGATCCGACTATGACACCAAGATGGAAGCTCTACTTAGTGACCCGGACACTTATCAACAAGTCTACAAGTCGCCATCCACCAAAATTGAAAGAGAACTGAACAGCAAGCTCCTCGctctaaaaagagaaaataagattGACGAAGCTACTTATCGCAAACTTCATTCCACAGATGGTTCTCTACCTGCCATTCGTGGCTCTATTAAACACCATAAACCTGGCTGCCCTCTTCGACCAATCGTTTCATGTATCGGCTCCGCCCTTTATAACACATCCAAGTTTCTATCAGATATCCTTTCTCCGATACAGAACGTTAATGGTTATTCTGTCCTCAACTCCTCCCAGTTCGCGAAACAAGTAGCTAACATCGAAATCTTGGACGACGAAGTCATGGTGTCATTTGACGTGGTGTCCCTTTTCACAGCTATCCCAGTGAATAAAGCTTGCGATTATATCCGCAATAAACTGAACTGTGACAACACACTACAGACCAGAACAAACCTCTCTACCGACGACATCATCTCTCTCCTTGACTTCACTCTTTCAAACAACTATTTTGTCTACAATAATCGCACATACAAGCAGATTCATGGTTGTGCCATGGGCAGCCCTGTTAGCCCTATCGTCGCTAACCTCTGTATGGAAGTGATAGAAGAGTCAGCCATCAGCTCCGCCACTGTTCCGCCAAGGATTTGGAAACGATACGTTGACGACAGCTTTGTTGTCATCAAGAAAGCTGCTGTCCATTCCTTCCACGACACTTTAAACGCTGTCGACCCTAAGATCACATTTACCATTGAAGAAGAGAACAATGGACAAATTGCCTTCCTTGACACCTTAGTGTCAAGAAAAAATGGTGTTGCTGTCATTGACGTTTATCGAAAACCAACCCACACTGATAGATATCTAGACTTCTCCTCACATCATGAGAGAAAACACAAAATCAGCACGGCCTCTACTTTGTTATTCCGTGCGTCTAATCTCCCAAGCACTAACGAAGGAAAATCACGCGAGACCAACTATGTCACAGATGCACTAAAAGCCAATGGCTACCCGTCCTCAGTCATCTCttatatttccaaaaatagaaagaagccACCATCACCAACTGTACCATCACCAGAAGAATTGGTAGCAATGTTCTTTAGTTGGGTTGACCCACAGAATACACCCCATGGATTTGCGTGCCTTCCATATATTAGCGGCTTGACAGAGCCCCTCATGAGATTATTACGCAAACATGAAATTCGAGTCGTCACCAAACCACTTAAAACCCTTCAGCAAGAATTCCCATCCCCAAAAACAAGACAGCCCTTGGACCaacaatgcaatgttgtttacaaaattccgtGCTCGGACTGTCCGTGGagttacattggcgaaactggaagatgctttttaacgcggaaaaaagaacatcaaagaaACCTAAAAAATTTCGCGAAAGGGTCAAACATTGTCAGCCATGCATGGAAGAATGaccactctattgactttaataaTGCATGCGTGATTGACAAAGGCAACTACCGTGTTAGAAAAACCTTGGAATCCTGGCATACCGCTAAAACTGTTAACGCGGACAATAATTCTAAACCGTTACCGAGacaatactctattttattgtaa